In Halobaculum rubrum, the following are encoded in one genomic region:
- a CDS encoding class I SAM-dependent methyltransferase: protein MDSEAVMRAWDEVAATYARRRDPDGSDAALIDDLLADLPPAPLVLDAGCGDGARTLANLPDDAVGLDVSRAGLALARERAPGSRLVHGEMSRLPIRTASIDGITAYHAVFHVPREDQPTVYREFARVLRPGGRLLMTLPGGRYETVRRGWMDGDMFFSTPGREATLAQLEDAEFRVDRTVTADDPLGSGTEFVFAIRED from the coding sequence ATGGACTCGGAGGCGGTGATGCGCGCGTGGGACGAGGTCGCCGCGACGTACGCCCGGCGTCGAGACCCGGACGGCTCCGACGCCGCGTTGATCGACGACCTGCTCGCTGACCTCCCGCCGGCGCCGCTGGTGCTCGACGCGGGCTGCGGCGACGGGGCCCGCACGCTCGCGAACCTCCCCGACGACGCGGTCGGCCTCGACGTCTCTCGGGCGGGGCTGGCCCTCGCACGCGAGCGCGCTCCCGGGAGTCGACTGGTTCACGGCGAGATGAGCCGTCTCCCGATTCGGACGGCGAGCATCGACGGGATCACGGCCTACCACGCCGTCTTTCACGTCCCGCGGGAGGACCAGCCGACGGTGTATCGTGAGTTCGCTCGGGTGCTTCGCCCCGGCGGCCGCCTCCTGATGACCCTGCCGGGCGGGCGCTACGAGACGGTCCGCCGGGGTTGGATGGACGGGGACATGTTCTTCTCGACGCCCGGTCGGGAGGCGACGCTCGCACAGTTGGAAGACGCGGAGTTCCGGGTCGACCGGACCGTCACCGCCGACGACCCCCTCGGGAGCGGCACCGAGTTCGTCTTCGCGATCCGGGAGGATTGA
- a CDS encoding DUF2237 family protein, with amino-acid sequence MTEPRTDDDGADAEEPERNVLGEPLRECSADPETGFLRDGRCRHLARDPGRHEVCAVVTDEFLRYSRDRGNDLVTPRPDLGFPGLSDGDRWCLCLPRWEEARAAGVAPPVVLAATNEAVLEEVSLETLREHAVDDE; translated from the coding sequence ATGACCGAACCACGGACGGACGACGACGGCGCCGACGCGGAGGAACCGGAGCGGAACGTCCTCGGCGAACCGCTCCGAGAGTGCAGCGCCGACCCCGAGACCGGCTTTCTTCGTGACGGCCGCTGTCGTCACCTCGCCCGGGACCCGGGACGCCACGAGGTGTGTGCGGTCGTCACCGACGAGTTCCTCCGTTACTCGCGCGACCGCGGCAACGATCTGGTCACGCCGCGGCCGGACCTGGGGTTCCCGGGCCTGTCCGACGGCGACCGGTGGTGTCTCTGTCTGCCGCGTTGGGAGGAGGCGCGAGCTGCCGGCGTCGCGCCGCCGGTCGTGCTCGCGGCGACGAACGAGGCGGTACTGGAGGAGGTCTCACTGGAGACACTCCGCGAGCACGCCGTCGACGACGAGTGA
- a CDS encoding zinc-dependent alcohol dehydrogenase family protein, which translates to MRAAVLREHGEPLDVTEVDDPEPEPTGVVVEVEACGICRSDWHGWQGDWDWLGIQPQPGQILGHEPAGHVTAVGEDVTNFAEGDHVAVPFNLGDGTCMQCRTGHGNTCENPMPLGFVEPVPGAFAELVHVPAADHNLVHLPDGVGSVDMAGLGCRFMTAFHGLAHRAPVEAGDWVAVHGCGGVGLSAVHVADALGANVVAVDLDDNKLSTAEELGAAETVNAGDADDVPGAVQALAGGGCHVSVDALGIAETCRNSVLSLGTRGTHVQIGLTTSEDEGMVSLPTDAMVMKEIEFVGSLGLPPTRYDEIFRMVARDKLDPSAVISETVSLDDVNDKLSAMTDFGTEGIPVIDEF; encoded by the coding sequence ATGCGAGCAGCAGTCCTGCGCGAACACGGGGAACCGCTCGACGTAACCGAGGTCGACGACCCGGAGCCGGAGCCGACGGGCGTGGTCGTCGAGGTCGAGGCGTGCGGGATCTGTCGGTCGGACTGGCACGGCTGGCAGGGCGACTGGGACTGGCTGGGCATCCAGCCGCAGCCGGGACAGATCCTGGGTCACGAGCCGGCCGGCCACGTAACCGCCGTCGGCGAGGACGTGACGAACTTCGCCGAGGGCGACCACGTCGCAGTCCCGTTCAACCTCGGCGACGGCACCTGTATGCAGTGTCGAACCGGTCACGGGAACACCTGCGAGAACCCGATGCCGCTGGGGTTCGTCGAGCCGGTCCCCGGCGCCTTCGCCGAACTGGTTCACGTCCCGGCGGCCGATCACAACCTCGTCCACCTGCCGGACGGCGTGGGCTCCGTCGACATGGCGGGGCTGGGCTGTCGGTTCATGACGGCCTTCCACGGCTTGGCCCACCGAGCGCCCGTCGAGGCGGGCGACTGGGTCGCCGTCCACGGCTGCGGGGGGGTCGGCCTCTCGGCGGTCCACGTCGCCGACGCCCTCGGCGCGAACGTCGTCGCCGTCGACCTCGACGACAACAAGCTCTCGACGGCCGAGGAGCTCGGCGCCGCCGAGACCGTCAACGCCGGCGACGCCGACGACGTGCCGGGGGCGGTGCAGGCACTCGCGGGCGGCGGCTGTCACGTCTCCGTCGACGCGCTCGGCATCGCCGAGACGTGTCGTAACTCGGTACTCAGCCTCGGCACGCGGGGAACGCACGTCCAGATCGGCCTCACCACCTCCGAGGACGAGGGGATGGTGAGCCTCCCGACGGACGCGATGGTGATGAAGGAGATCGAGTTCGTCGGCTCGCTGGGACTGCCGCCGACGCGGTACGACGAGATCTTCCGGATGGTCGCCCGCGACAAACTCGACCCCAGCGCCGTCATCAGCGAGACGGTGTCGCTGGACGACGTGAACGACAAGCTCTCGGCGATGACCGACTTCGGCACCGAGGGGATCCCGGTGATCGACGAGTTCTGA
- a CDS encoding alpha/beta hydrolase, producing MHADEIDPQARAAVKRQDRFPLPHSRYGLKLLRLLMRPVTWVQNRNPPSVGAVVDRSIPGPAGDLDARLYLPDGDGPYPTVVFFHGGGFVLGSIETHDWLCRHLTRESGCAVCSVDYRLAPEHPFPAAVEDASAAVEWAAANPDAVRGTGTVAVAGDSAGGTLAAAVALMAAERDGPEIAHQTLLYPSVGVDPDRPSMRDHAGIVLDEADIEWFGDCYYGSDVHRRNPYADPANAGDVSGVAPATVVTAGFDPLRDGGRAYAEQLVRDGVATRYVNYEDMVHGFMTMRGVDRTHEAIAAVADEIADALADE from the coding sequence ATGCACGCCGACGAGATCGATCCGCAGGCCCGGGCGGCGGTCAAGCGACAGGACCGGTTCCCTCTCCCGCATAGCCGGTACGGGCTGAAGCTCCTCCGACTCCTCATGCGACCCGTCACCTGGGTACAGAACCGGAACCCCCCGAGCGTCGGCGCCGTCGTCGACCGATCGATCCCCGGTCCCGCCGGGGACCTCGACGCCCGCCTCTACCTCCCCGACGGCGACGGGCCGTATCCGACGGTCGTGTTCTTTCACGGCGGCGGGTTCGTCCTCGGGAGCATCGAGACGCACGACTGGCTGTGTCGCCACCTCACGAGGGAGAGCGGCTGTGCGGTCTGTTCGGTCGACTACCGCCTCGCTCCCGAACACCCCTTCCCCGCGGCCGTCGAGGACGCGTCCGCCGCCGTCGAGTGGGCCGCCGCGAACCCGGACGCCGTCCGGGGGACCGGAACCGTCGCGGTCGCGGGCGACTCCGCCGGCGGGACCCTCGCGGCCGCCGTCGCCCTCATGGCCGCCGAACGCGACGGGCCCGAGATCGCCCACCAGACGCTTCTGTATCCCAGCGTCGGCGTCGACCCGGACCGGCCCTCGATGCGCGACCACGCGGGGATCGTGCTCGACGAGGCCGACATCGAGTGGTTCGGCGACTGCTACTACGGGAGCGACGTCCACCGGCGCAACCCGTACGCCGACCCGGCGAACGCGGGCGACGTCTCCGGCGTCGCCCCCGCGACCGTCGTCACCGCGGGGTTCGACCCCCTTCGCGACGGCGGCCGGGCGTACGCCGAACAGCTCGTCCGCGACGGCGTCGCCACGCGGTACGTGAACTACGAGGACATGGTTCACGGCTTCATGACGATGCGGGGCGTCGATCGAACCCACGAGGCGATCGCGGCGGTCGCCGACGAGATCGCGGACGCGCTCGCCGACGAGTGA
- a CDS encoding HAD family hydrolase yields MNRYEAVLFDLDGTLCRQTGDVTAAYEAAFESVGIDPFGEPGALWPLLDGPPDPDDHVGYLATGFARLATIHDRRVDPVALSTAFVAAVDHGAVEFTPGAEAALDGARETARTGLVTNGPRSRQSPKVEALGLAERLDTVVYAGDLPRRKPHVEPFDRALGALDVAPADAVYVGDSLKYDVAGAFTAGLDSVWLRPDPDADDEGYRPTWTLDSLDAFDTVLEYPGEAGD; encoded by the coding sequence GTGAACAGATACGAGGCTGTCCTCTTCGACCTCGACGGGACGCTCTGCCGGCAAACCGGGGACGTGACGGCGGCGTACGAGGCTGCCTTCGAGTCGGTCGGCATCGACCCGTTCGGCGAGCCGGGCGCGCTCTGGCCGCTGCTGGACGGCCCGCCGGACCCCGACGACCACGTGGGGTATCTCGCGACGGGATTCGCCAGGCTGGCGACTATCCACGACCGGCGGGTCGACCCGGTGGCGTTGTCGACGGCGTTCGTCGCCGCCGTCGACCACGGTGCCGTCGAGTTCACGCCCGGCGCGGAGGCGGCCCTCGACGGCGCCCGGGAGACGGCTCGAACCGGACTCGTGACGAACGGACCCCGGAGCAGGCAGTCACCGAAGGTCGAGGCGCTCGGACTCGCCGAGCGTCTCGACACGGTCGTGTACGCCGGGGATCTCCCGCGTCGAAAGCCCCACGTCGAGCCGTTCGACCGCGCGCTCGGGGCGCTCGACGTCGCGCCGGCGGACGCCGTCTACGTCGGGGACTCCCTGAAGTACGACGTCGCCGGTGCCTTCACCGCCGGACTGGACTCCGTCTGGCTCCGGCCCGATCCGGATGCTGACGACGAGGGGTACCGTCCGACGTGGACGCTCGATTCGCTCGACGCGTTCGACACCGTTCTGGAGTACCCGGGTGAGGCGGGTGACTGA
- a CDS encoding PAS domain S-box protein: protein MRNRSRTAASPVTPYYGDGFEDRRDELEATVDRLSTDAGVPLDALRVLDELGAGAAGRPDAPAVVFATEADPIPAGVDRPVVWVTPKPGVAGAAIDAGATDAIVWEPGEDIDLLAAKLERLSTSGEPAEDPDGEPPVVLERDPAADGTATLVDGEHDDALYEYLVKTVGDAVYVLDDEGRFTFVNDALCEMTGYDREELLGSSVHRIKDDETVEEAEEALRDLLRDYGQREGGELSIAKLDVELVRKDGRRVPCTDRMTLRPHEGGSFSGTVGTLRDVSRQRRRERILNNLLRATQGMVGEATAAGVAERVVDVAMNTIDAESAVVREHDPETDELVPIAVPDAVRERMGDRPRYGSDEGPVGTAFTENRIVRVDDLDHVDADLDETATYLPIGDTRTLSVGHRSDGSFSSEGRQFLELLAATAASVFERVDRDRERRRYRAAVEAADDMLFTLDNEGEFTLVTDSLAAMLGTTPADLVGTHVADVLSGGAVADGFLDPPIRPGSTATETELVSRDGEAIPARIVVSSIDGVGADGVVGTVQDIRELRTAKAEASRQRRRFTELFETLTDPLVELSFEGDEATIRAVNDRFVGLTDAGASTLRDAPLSAARASIPGPIVDALVELGGAEGTVEREVDVQTPYGRRSYLLRNVPYRDDGVARAFVVLTDVTEVKQQETHLRVLHRLLRHNLRNQTNVILGRAELVRAADDLEDAANHAGKIEEASSSLIETSETAQAIQRTLHDSDGEVGGEPVPAAAIEERLGRLAGSIAPGTDVRIDVDVAGPVPYDGTVHRAVTELLDNAVEFGTPEPGSTVEIRVTDLDAETVRITVADDGPGIPDAEWSVVAGDRDITQLQHASGLGLWLVKWVSDMHGGNLRLVSADEGGTTIALDLPTA from the coding sequence ATGAGGAACCGATCCCGTACTGCGGCGTCCCCCGTCACTCCGTACTACGGGGACGGGTTCGAGGACCGACGGGACGAACTCGAGGCGACAGTTGACCGCCTCTCGACGGACGCCGGCGTCCCGCTCGACGCCCTCCGCGTGCTCGACGAGCTCGGCGCCGGCGCGGCCGGGAGGCCCGACGCGCCCGCCGTGGTCTTCGCGACCGAGGCCGATCCGATCCCGGCGGGCGTCGACCGACCGGTCGTCTGGGTGACGCCGAAGCCGGGGGTCGCCGGGGCGGCAATCGACGCGGGCGCCACGGACGCGATCGTCTGGGAACCGGGCGAGGACATCGACCTGCTCGCGGCGAAGCTCGAGCGGCTCTCGACGTCCGGCGAGCCGGCGGAAGACCCCGACGGCGAGCCGCCGGTGGTGCTCGAACGAGATCCGGCGGCTGACGGGACCGCGACGCTCGTCGACGGCGAGCACGACGACGCGCTCTACGAGTACCTCGTCAAGACCGTCGGCGACGCGGTGTACGTCCTCGACGACGAGGGACGGTTCACGTTCGTCAACGACGCGCTGTGCGAGATGACGGGGTACGACCGGGAGGAGCTGCTGGGGTCGTCCGTGCACCGGATCAAGGACGACGAGACGGTCGAGGAGGCGGAGGAGGCCCTCCGGGACCTGCTCAGGGACTACGGCCAGCGCGAGGGCGGCGAGCTGTCGATCGCGAAGCTCGACGTCGAACTCGTCAGAAAGGACGGTCGGCGTGTTCCCTGCACGGACCGGATGACGCTCAGACCCCACGAGGGCGGCTCGTTCTCCGGCACGGTCGGGACCCTCCGCGACGTGAGCCGCCAGCGTCGGCGGGAACGTATCCTGAACAACCTCCTGCGGGCGACCCAGGGGATGGTCGGGGAGGCGACGGCCGCCGGCGTCGCCGAGCGCGTCGTCGACGTCGCGATGAACACGATCGACGCAGAGAGCGCCGTCGTCCGGGAGCACGACCCCGAGACCGACGAGCTCGTGCCGATCGCGGTCCCCGACGCCGTCCGCGAGCGGATGGGGGATCGCCCGCGGTACGGTTCCGACGAGGGTCCCGTCGGGACGGCGTTCACGGAGAACCGCATCGTCAGGGTCGACGACCTCGACCACGTGGACGCAGATCTCGACGAGACGGCCACGTACCTGCCGATCGGCGACACGCGCACCCTGAGCGTCGGTCATCGCAGCGACGGGTCGTTCTCGAGCGAGGGACGGCAGTTCCTCGAGCTGTTGGCGGCGACCGCGGCGTCGGTCTTCGAGCGGGTCGACCGCGACAGGGAGCGCCGCCGGTACCGGGCCGCCGTGGAGGCCGCCGACGACATGCTGTTCACGCTGGACAACGAGGGCGAGTTCACGCTCGTCACCGACTCGCTCGCGGCGATGCTCGGGACGACTCCGGCGGATCTCGTCGGGACGCACGTCGCCGACGTGCTCTCGGGGGGCGCGGTCGCGGACGGATTCCTCGATCCGCCGATCCGCCCCGGGTCGACGGCGACTGAGACCGAACTGGTCTCCCGGGACGGCGAGGCGATCCCCGCCCGGATAGTCGTCTCCTCGATCGACGGCGTCGGTGCCGACGGCGTCGTCGGGACGGTGCAGGACATCCGCGAGCTCCGGACGGCGAAGGCGGAGGCCTCGCGACAGCGCCGCCGGTTCACCGAGCTGTTCGAGACCCTCACCGATCCTCTGGTGGAACTGAGCTTCGAGGGGGACGAGGCGACGATCCGCGCGGTCAACGACCGCTTCGTCGGCCTGACCGACGCCGGCGCCTCGACCCTCCGGGACGCGCCGCTGTCCGCGGCCCGAGCGTCGATCCCCGGGCCGATCGTCGACGCCCTCGTGGAACTCGGCGGCGCCGAGGGGACGGTCGAGCGGGAGGTCGACGTGCAGACGCCCTACGGCCGCCGATCGTATCTGTTGCGGAACGTTCCCTACCGCGACGACGGCGTCGCGCGGGCGTTCGTCGTGCTGACCGACGTCACGGAGGTCAAACAGCAGGAGACCCACCTGCGGGTGCTCCACCGACTGTTGCGCCACAACCTCCGAAACCAGACGAACGTGATCCTCGGTCGAGCGGAGCTGGTCCGGGCGGCGGACGACCTCGAGGACGCGGCGAACCACGCCGGGAAGATCGAGGAGGCGAGCAGCTCGCTCATCGAGACGAGCGAGACGGCCCAGGCGATCCAGCGGACGCTCCACGACAGCGACGGCGAGGTCGGGGGCGAGCCGGTGCCGGCGGCGGCGATCGAGGAACGGCTCGGTCGGCTCGCCGGGTCGATCGCGCCGGGGACGGACGTTCGGATCGACGTCGACGTCGCCGGTCCCGTTCCGTACGACGGCACCGTCCACCGGGCAGTCACGGAGCTGCTCGATAACGCCGTCGAGTTCGGCACGCCGGAGCCGGGGTCGACGGTCGAGATCCGAGTGACGGATCTGGACGCGGAGACGGTCCGGATCACGGTCGCCGACGACGGGCCGGGGATCCCGGACGCGGAGTGGTCGGTCGTCGCCGGCGATCGAGACATAACGCAGCTCCAACACGCGTCCGGGTTGGGGCTGTGGCTGGTGAAGTGGGTCTCCGACATGCACGGCGGCAACCTGCGGCTGGTGTCGGCCGACGAGGGCGGGACGACGATCGCGCTCGATCTGCCGACCGCGTGA